From Arachis hypogaea cultivar Tifrunner chromosome 3, arahy.Tifrunner.gnm2.J5K5, whole genome shotgun sequence:
ATATAGTGTACTGTTTCATACTTTGTTTGTCTTAACCTATGGGAGCCTTCTTTCAAAATGTGCAGCTTCAAAGGTGCTGTTGTGGCATTTTCCCCGACATCATGTATTTTTATTCAATGCCTTATTTTGAGAAACCTCTGGCTTCCCCCCTTTGGTGTTAAACACTTAAAAGTTATATTGCATAAAATAGATGGGTTCTTTTAAATTATAGTTTGATTTATCTAATTCTGATCCTGATGTGGTCCTTTGAGAAGTCATCCCAGTTTTTCCTGACATGTTCTAATAATGTGCTTCCTTTCTCTTTTTGATTGGGTCATCGGTCATTCTAACTAATTGTAGTTTTCCTGGTCAGAGAATTGCTTTATCGTGGATGGTTCAGAAGGAAACATCAAGCTTATATTGCTCAGGTGGAATACTTGCAGATGATCAGGTCAGTTCCTTGCTATTTTGATGAGTGATGATAACTGGTTGACAAATATATTATTTCCATGTCGTAGGTGATTTAAAAGCATTTCACTTGTAGGGACTTGGGAAAACAGTGTCAACTATTGCTTTAATATTGAAGGAAAGGCCTCCAAAATTTTCTGCATGCCCCAATGCCCAAAATGGTGAATTAGAAACTTTGAATCTGGATGGAGAGGATGATGGTCTTCCTCAGAGCAGTTCGTTAAAGAAGGAATCTGATTCATGCGGAGATATGTCAATTAGAGATCCAATCAAGAGCAAGAGTTTATCTTTGCAAGCAAAGGGAAGGCCATCTGCAGGAACCCTTATTGTCTGCCCCACTAGCGTCCTGCGTCAATGGGCTGAGGAGTTGCACAATAAGGTAACTAGCCAAGCAAATCTCTCTGTGCTAGTATACCATGGAAGCAATCGAACGAAAGACCCTCATGAGGTGGCCAAGTATGATGTTGTTCTAACAACTTATTCCATTGTCAGCATGGAGGTCCCTAAGCAGCCGCTAGCTGacaaagaagatgaagagaagggAATATTTGAAGATTCTGGGGTACCAAATAGGAAGAGGAAAAACCCTTCTAATTCTAGTAAAAGTGGCAAGAAGCGATTGGACAACGCATTGCTTGAGGCTGCTGCTCGACCTCTTGCAAAGGTATCATGGTTTAGGGTTGTCCTGGATGAGGCTCAGAGTATAAAGAATCACAGAACTCAAGTTGCAAGGGCCTGTTCGGGTCTTCGTGCTAAGCGCAGATGGTGCTTGTCAGGGACCCCAATCCAGAATGCAATTGATGATCTCTACAGTTACTTTAGATTTCTAAGATATGCCCCTTATGACATTTATACATCATTCTGTTCTATGATTAAGAATCAGGTTAGCAGAAATCCTACAAAAGGGTATAAAAAGATACAAGCCGTCCTAAAGACAATAATGCTACGTCGGACCAAAGGTAAGATTTGCATTCATGAATTCACACCAATAAATTAGTTGTCTGTACTTGTTTCGGAAAGTTGAAAGATTAAAGTTACTTTAGTAAttgttttttttcatttaaatcgATTAAGTAggtattaatttatatttgattgTTTCAGCTGAAAAATGGATCAACATTAATCTTTTCTCTTTATGTTAATATTTTATACCTGAGTTAAgtttagtaaaattatagaaaTGTAGAGTACAATTCATTTAATTTTCCAGCATGCTTAACACATCTATTTTGTATTCTATGGCTATTACTATGATAGAAATTTAGACATGATAAAATTCTTTtgtacactttttttttcttgttttgccAAGTGTTTGCATTGTCCATGAGCTCATGCAACTGAGCAATTTGGATAATTTTTGTAGGAACATTTCTTGATGGGGAGCCTATTATATCCTTGCCACCTAAATTTGTAGAGCTTAAAAAAGTTGAGTTTTCAATGGAGGAGCGTGATTTCTATTCGAAACTGGAGGCTGATTCTCGTGCGCAGTTTCAGGTATGGTTGTGGTTGTGCTCTTTATTCTCTCCCAAATGAAGTTTGGGGCTTTTGACGGTATATTTCTCGTGATGATACGTTTTTGTTGTAAGCCATAAGTCCAGTGATGACATATACGTCATTTATGTCATGCTAGGAATATGCTGATGCTGGAACTGTAAAACAAAATTATGTCAACATTTTGCTTATGCTTTTGCGCCTTAGACAAGCTTGTGATCACCCTTTGCTTGTTAAGCGTTACAATTCCAACACTCTATGGAGATCTTCTGTTGAGACGGCAAAAAAGCTTCCCCAGGAAAAACAAGTATCCCTTCTTAAGTGTTTGGAGGCTTCTCTGGCTCTCTGTGGAATCTGTAATGTATGTACATTCATCATCTTTtaatataattgtaatattgAGTGTCTGTGCATGGTTATTTGTTTGCTTGCAAAATACATCTTAGTGATTGCTGTTTTCATGGAGAGGAGGGAGTTAGAGTTGACAAAAGTGTAAACTCAAGAGTGTAGTTCAAATGAAAGAAGTTTGAAAGGTTTTCGTTCCCTGCCTGGAAAGGTTGATTGAATGAGAAATATTATCATTCTTGTTTAGTTCTTATTATTAACCACGTTCTCTAATAACATATCATTCTCCTTTCCCATGTTTATTACTAAAGTATATATTTCCTTAGTCCTCTATTATTGGCATATGGTCAGGATCCTCCTGAAGACGCCGTTGTTTCAGTCTGCGGTCATGTCTTCTGTAGCCAGTGCATTTCGGAACATCTTACCGGTGATGACAATCAGTGTCCTGCTGCAAATTGCAAAAGTCGACTCAGCATGTCTACTGTTTTTGCGAAAGCGATGCTCAACGGTTGTATGTCTAACCAGGGTTGTGATAGTTCACCTGGTTCCTCTGGTTCTGAAGCGGATGAATCTGAGCCTTGGTCTCGGAGTCAGCCTTATGATTCTTCTAAAATTAAGGCTGCACTTGAGGTTTTAAAGTCATTGAGTAGGGTACAGTGCATTACACCCAAAGTTATATCTGCACATGGTACTCCTGCAGAAAATAGTGAATGCCCTGGGGTATCCTGTGATGTTAACAATGGGAAATGCTTGGAAGATATTCCTGAAAGTCAACATCTCTCTGGGAATAGCAGTTCTAATGGCACAGGAGAGAAAGCAATAGTATTTTCTCAGTGGACAAGGATGCTAGATTTGCTTGAAGTGTGTCTTAAGCAATCTTCGATTCAGTATAGAAGACTTGATGGAACGATGTCTGTCATTGCAAGAGATAAAGCTGTTAAAGATTTTAATACTCTACCAGAGGTTTGTAAAGTCGCTGATTGTTTGGTATTGTTATTGAACTTCTAGATTTAGCTTTCAACAATATTAGGTCTAAAATACAGTTGAGTTTTTGACTACTGCGTTTAACATGTCGTGCAGGTTTCGGTTATGATTATGTCTTTGAAGGCTGCGAGTCTTGGTCTAAACATGGTGGCAGCCtgccatgttcttatgctggatTTATGGTGGAACCCTACTACTGAAGATCAAGCAATTGATAGAGCACATCGAATTGGGCAGACCCGTCCTGTGACTGTTTTGCGTTTAACTGTGAAAGATACCGTTGAAGATCGTATTTTGGCTTTGCAGGTAAATTTTGTGTTCTACATAGTTGATTTTTATATTGTCAAGCTGATATGAATTATAATGATTAATGAGCCAGTTAGAACTTAACTTGGTAAAATGCTGTCAAAAGTTGCAGTAACTGATCTTGAAAGGTTTCTATCCTGGTTTCTATGATGTGTGGGGTTTTATGCATAAGAATTCTAGAGGAAACACATTTTGTGTGATTTACGTGTTATCTTACATCTATTTTGGTGTGTTGTTTGTATCTATTAGCCTGTAAACGCTGTTTACTAGCTCAGGGTCTCTCTGATAGTTTCATTGCATGCAATATTTAAATTTGCGCTTTCAGAAAGTATAAACTGTAGTGGTTGCTTATGCAATAGAATCTTTGATGTATCACCTGCAGCAAAAGAAGCGAAAGATGGTTGCATCTGCATTTGGGGAGGATGGAACTGGTGGTCGTCAGAGTCGCCTGACAGTAGATGATTTAAAATACCTGTTCATGATGTGattacatatacatacatacggatagaattttgaatttttggaatGGGGATATTCCCCCCCTTTGGCCCTTGTTTTTGGGGAGGGGGCAGGTGCCGTCATAGCATTCTTTTTGGTGGCAGCAGCAACAGGACTAGGACTTTTTCTGACAATGGATTGGAAGTAGGTACTAGGCCTCTAACGATGCTTGACATGAAGATTATGCATAGTACATTTATAGTTAGACTGAGATATTTCATTCTTCGGCTTGGAGATTTTGGTGCAATCTCTCATATTTGTATAGGGTGTAGATGGCAGTAGCAAAGATAGCAACATAGAAGATTTTATGGATTGTTCTTATCATTGTAAATAATATAGATGCTTtgcgtctttttttttttttcacgtttATTTCGTTCTATACAACTATATATACATGAAGGGTTAAAGGCTTATCGTTAATTCGTTATTATGCTGTAGTTGCACGTGCTTGTGATTTAGCATTGTTCAATTGTAACGTTGATTTGATTGAATGTCAATTACAATTATTTATGGTGATTAGTATGGATAAAGGTTACAGTGCTGCATATTATCACTACATTAGAGTAAGATGGTAAACGAATGATCCATTCCCAATACGCATCCGTAGTGGTATTCCAAACTACTATACAAGCATGTATATACAAAAGATTAATTTTGGGTTTTTTATCAACAGTTAAATTAAAAGCTTAATTATCTTTGCACGTAACGACTACGCACAAAAAAATTGTTGTGTATATTACACACGTGTACTATAATTTTCCAAATAATTACCCGAAGGGAACCACTCGCCCAAAACGAAATCAGTCCCAATACTACTTATACACATACATTTGCACATGAATAAAGCATGAAAATGACATTCACAATTAGTGTTGGATAAACAATTTACAAACGGGTGATTGTTATTGAGGAATAACATTATCAAATGAACATGTATGTTTACAATTATGATGAAATAGAAAGACAATGCCAATTGTATGGAACCTTCAACAGCATTATTATCATCAGATTCGATCTAAATCTACTGTCCCCCTAGCATTCAACACCTAGCATTCAACCACTGCAATATATCATTCCTGACAATCTCCACATTTTCATCAGTCTCGCCAAAGAGCAAAGAATGCATCATGCCATCATAGATCTTGATACTCTTGTCCTCACTCTTAGCCTCCTCATAGAGTTCCCTGCTTACAGCAGGGTCAGTTACAACATCAGCACTCCCATGCAACACAACAAAAGGAAGCTCAACATCACCAAGCCTCTTCCCCACAAAATCAGTAACCCTCAGAAGCTCAACCACTGTCCCCAACCTCGGTTTCCCTCTGTACCTCAAAGGGTTCATATCCGCAATCACCTTCTTGTGATCCACCTTCACAGACTTGTACAATAGATCAGGAGCAGGAACAATGGCCCATGTGGGGAAGAATCTCGCGAGAAAAGTGAGGATCTGAGGAATTGGCCATTTGGGTCTCACCTTATCAGAAATTCTGCACATGGGTGCCACCAAGATCGCACCTTTGAACCCTTTCGGGTCCGCAAAATGGATCAAAAGGCAAATAGCACCACCCATGGACTCCCCATAGAGAAAGCAAGGTAAATTTCTAAACTTTGGATCTTGTTTGATGGAATTGAAGAATGAGAGACAATCCTGAACAACAAGGTCGACGTTGGGAACGAAAGCTTTGAGTCCCTGGGAGCGGCCATGGCCCTGAAGGTCGATTGCGAAGGAAGCGAAACCGTTCTGAGCGAGGAAGATAGGGGTGGCTTGGAAGGTCCAGGAGATATCGTTGCCATAGCCGTGGACCATGAAGACGAGGGCGCGTGGGTGGGAGGGAGTGTGGGGAAGCCAAGAACGTGTGAAGAGTGTGAGTCCCCTTGGCGTAGTGAAGTGTGAGGCGGCGGCTGAGATTCCTTGTTGGGCGTAGTAGTCTTGCTCTTGAGTGTAGCCCCAATAGTGAGGGTATGTGGGTTTCAGAAGGGATGTTTGCTCGTCTTCCATTGGGGGCATGGAATCGAATGGGTGGCGGAGACAACACGACACCACACTACTCTTGCTCGATCCCAACTGCAACCTTTGAGCTTTGACTATTCACCTCACTTACCTTTCTAACCAAGGAGTTTGTATTTTCTAAGAGTACATGTGTTGGATTTCAaaaatagggtaaagtatatcTTTTATATATGAAGTTAGGCAAaagttttaaaagtatttttaaattttattttgttttaattttatctcaaaagtttttgatttgtattaaatatattctcgatgactaaatttttaaaaaatttaaaattaatctaacaataatgcataaaaattatgcttgatttgcttgtgttgatggTTGTTCTTATAAAATGGTTGCTGAatagtattaaatttttttaaaataaaataaaatttaggagtgtttttaaaatttttatcaaactttagggacaaaaaaatATACGTTAccctaaaaatattatttataagacAATATTGAATCTTATATCATAGAAAGAactactaaaaatttaaataaaataaaaatattaaagaaaaaataatatattatttttagaaaaattattaaattaactaaCATCAAAGTGAATTTTAACCAAATAAACTGCATCATGAATACAagatttttattcattataataTGCTTATAATATGATtaatagataaatttttaaaagaaaaaagagcatgtataaatagatttttttatctctaatgtatcgaattttttaatatttaatttaattaaattttatttttaactttgaaataaattttaattttatttttcaataatatcaaatttttttatcatatataattacttaattattttttaattatattacttttattataagtaaatttatttttttaatttacttttacaGACTTTATGAAATGCTTGTAAAATAGTTAGTAAATAAAGAGCAtagtatatatacaataaaatataaattatatttttttaatataccaatttttttaatatttaatttaaaataattttatcctTCACATGATGTTGtatatttaatttctaataaGGTATGAAGTTCTTCAGTAAAATTGGTTTTGCTGTTGAAGAGCAGCTAATGACAGGGGAAAATGTATTGAAGTTGATGGAATCATCCCTAGCTAGAAGGGCAATGCAAATTATGATGCTACAAAGTTTATTGAGCTTGCTTCTTCTAATTGATGTTACACCCCCTACAAAAGCAGAAAGaggtttttattttttgctttttagcTTTCAATTTTGACCTTCAATTGTAATATGCTGTTCTTTTTCTCCTCTTGGAAACACTTTGCAATTCAAGGATGGATCTTATTTCTTTGCatattatattcttaaaatatcgtTGGATATATATGTTTCTCTTAACTTTTAAATGCTAAAATTCTGAGTTATTTGGTAAATATATGCTTTATTTTCAGCTTTACCAGTTTTAAGCTGCCATTCTCCTCTAGTGTCTCTCTCAATGTGGACTAAAAATGTTTAATTAGCTATCCTTAAATGTGGATTAATTATATCTTGGAAAAGAATTTGATATGTAGTAATGTCTTACTAATAATTGCATTGTTATTTTAGAATTATCTTACATTTACTTTAGGAATACTAATTTATCATTCTATAGTTTTATGTTTCTAGGAATttcgagaaaaaaaaaatgaagaaaaagctgAAAGAGATCAGAGATGATGTGGCTGCAGCTTTCACAGACCAAGGAGTGCCATTTTTGTTGTGTCTAAGatgaatatttgatttttgaagatcaATGTTCAGATATGTTCTCTTCTTATTTTTAAACATGTAATTCCAAAGTCATGAGTCCATGACTGTGTTTGACTATGCTTTTATATTTCCAATAATCGAATTTATCATTATATGAAACAATAGAATAAATTAGGAAAGTTTTCTGCTTTTCATTTTGTAGGATATGAAATCTGATAGGTTCAGGGATTTGCAGAATAGGTAAGAATTCTTGTCAAATATAAATCTATTAGAACCGGAGAGGAAGAACTCcctttacacttttttttttatcaaagatagaaaGATTCGAACACGCAACCTCTTAACGAGGCAACTCCCTCCACACTTGGTAGTTTGGTAGTTCCAACCATGTATATCAATTATCTTTATAGTTCTGATTTGGCAATTTACCCAACTACCCTTCTAAAAATGGTTACCCATGATATGCTCCATTTGCATTAACCGCTGATAGTTCTCAACTACCTTTTGCTAAGCCTCTATCCATTGCCAAAAATTTGAATGGCATGTAACAGTTATTCATCTGGCAAATTGAAACCGTTAGCATAAATCATACCCTTTAAATCCAAGTCTCTTCTTGTTATGTGAGGTGCTTTATTGTTACCTATTTGGCCATTACCCATTGAAATGTCATGAAGTATGATATACAACTCTGATTAAAACCTACTTCTTAATAACTTGatttaaatttgattagtatAATAAATCAACTTTGAAATGGTATACCTAGATAGTGGTTTAAGTTACCTTTCTTTGACCAtagtgttgggaataagacacaattcccccttgagaaaacacctttgacagagaaataaaatagacacaatcacaacacaagaatttaacgtggaaactccaattaccggagaaaaaaccacggccgttgtcaaatgacaaccagagaatatcactatgtgaaaattgttacaacacatagacttctttctctcaccggcaccccagtacacccacactctttcaaagcaaatatctaactacacctcacaacactctctaatcaaagagtacagaggaaaagaaaaatcagatacaagcttaaagtgtttctgactggtgcaaaaacaaatgaagaacttagcctcatatttatagcctaggccacccactccatttgctatcctaagcaatgtaggactaattcaaccaaatcctaacacatAGTCaatactttatatttattttattgtcttaATTACCAAGCTCCTTATCTTCCTTTGTGCAATCCTATAAGTACACTTGGCAGGAAAGTTGGGTGTTGAAGATAGTTAATGCAGGTTAAAAGCTATTAAAgaagatagaaagaaaaagaaatcatgAGCAAGGGTCAAAGCAAGAAAGAgttatacaattttaaaaatagaaaagggTATAGAATTGCGTATTCTGTCATGCAATAGTTTAACTAATTAGGCTTATCCATTAAGTATGATTAAAGATGCATCCATGGCAGTCAAAAAAGAATGCAATGGAGTTTTTTAATTTGTGAGTCTAGACAGGTATAAAGACGGATTAAATGTTGGGTTTCGAATTGATTATGTTTCTTTGCCAGGAACAACAATGTGAATAACTTAGATATATGGGGTTTAATTAATTGTAGCAGATAAATATAGTACTCTTATTAGTGGACCTGGGAATTGATAAGAGGAAGTCACAAATGTTGTGCTCCCATTTGCCATTCTTATTCTTCTGTGCAATCAAGATATACTTGGGAGAAGTATTAATTAACTAGAAAAAAGATTGATGGGTGTGTTAAAAGTGTTTTAATTCCCACTATGTATTGGCCAATAATCGTGTTCCTCACACACAGTAACTCCCACATATATTGTATGTTTCAGATTGGTGTGACAACCACTCAAAAAGAGACAAGCTAACAATTATTGTTTTTTCAAATGTGGGATCTTAATAGTTCTTCAATTCTAGCTTGTGATGACAAAGCTAAGCAGCTCctcattttatataatttttccaTATTGCACCCACTATGttatattgtctttttttttttccataggaTGACTCATACCTAGATTTTGGGAAATCATTCCTAACTAATAAATAACCTTTTTCTTAGGGTTCAGGAACCTTGCATTAATTTGAAACAATTTGAGTACATTCATTAATTAGTTACCAAACTCTATAACAGTTGGGCACTCATCTAGCCATATAGAATTAGGGTGGTTATTATAAATCATCTCGTGGCAAGTAAGAAAGTCCGTCTCGACCCGCCAGAAGCCCATCCCGTCCCGTCTAGTGAGGCGGTCACAGAATCTTAACCCGCCTCGTCTAACGGCGGATTGGCGGGGCGAGGGACTAAGTCCGCCAaataatctcttttttttttacttataactattaaataatatatatataaagacataaaaaaatctctcatattttttatttttaactattataatttctaaaagtataaacaaattataatttttatattcacaaacattaaagtgttcgtaattataaatatctaataaatataattataaaccaagttttcatccaaaacataattataaatattgttcccaaaacaaaataaacataatccaaaacataattataaatattgtctctaaaacaaaataaatataattcaaaatacTCAATTTTTATCCTCATTTTCTTATAAGTTGGGTTGGAGAAAGTtgggttttggtaaaaaaaaaattgtaaaaataccccttgctaaaaaaattataaacccgTCCTGCTCCGCCAAAGCTCTCGGTTTAAGTGGTACGGATTAGACGGACTTTTACTATTTGACCGTCTCAATTTTTTAACCCAATCCACCTTTTTTGGCAGGTTACGCAAGCCGCCCGACGGGTTTAGTTTACTACTCCTAATTATAAACAAGTTTTGCTAACTTATGAGCTACATAATATGCGCTTTAATTTCTCTGTGAATTGGCAAGAGTGAACTCTACAATCATGAATGACActataaaataagtttaatttgtACTACTATTCTCTCTAATTACATCCACCATTTCCACAATTTGTGTGCTTTC
This genomic window contains:
- the LOC112791424 gene encoding helicase-like transcription factor CHR28 isoform X2, whose protein sequence is MAMADDDVNFSELFDGDDDDNMCYIDLTTVMQVLNEDDDPLQSSPEDFSLQNGSSGESGVHDSFQLQNVCQMLEEEPHVSRLEVDSATDCSPFCSDVSDSGAKDSVHFSVNPVLEHEHENQGLPSQACSSTEKTGVSKFETSSFGMETSFPEAYSNNVSVCQDYLNESTWKSGNERQFKHVGEDVESEHASHSSIIENGDLNFEDCVEDAVRGAYGQQESDLCTSFQISDMDADDSMHASTSIDSALYQGSHFRSDLCGDYAYPNYHQGGTYDRSFANDPLRFIPNGIGSKSWTNKEMMTNLKAENMEFCTDMAQISGGMHSVNTGGSSIHDSQFMLADSGYSSYFSSNSAFEDVSVALSTYASHGDQSLCMKAEGDKLVTSYQNNFQNNDSQFNIGQEVKQLPDLFPSVKCKSYGSFPCEDSYTVITSDRANHYHDTVNGTASKLQRNMVYLTVDQCLPHAHASIAVEQQFGCVKRGGTEMIQHNRIDSHHSKRTAENFRVEDTDVCIIEDNSHPVPTSQSEAVHNSLSIFQSSRYVGSQHYAVGSTRVKACDERNILQVALQDLSQPKSEISLPVGLLAVPLLRHQRIALSWMVQKETSSLYCSGGILADDQGLGKTVSTIALILKERPPKFSACPNAQNGELETLNLDGEDDGLPQSSSLKKESDSCGDMSIRDPIKSKSLSLQAKGRPSAGTLIVCPTSVLRQWAEELHNKVTSQANLSVLVYHGSNRTKDPHEVAKYDVVLTTYSIVSMEVPKQPLADKEDEEKGIFEDSGVPNRKRKNPSNSSKSGKKRLDNALLEAAARPLAKVSWFRVVLDEAQSIKNHRTQVARACSGLRAKRRWCLSGTPIQNAIDDLYSYFRFLRYAPYDIYTSFCSMIKNQVSRNPTKGYKKIQAVLKTIMLRRTKGTFLDGEPIISLPPKFVELKKVEFSMEERDFYSKLEADSRAQFQEYADAGTVKQNYVNILLMLLRLRQACDHPLLVKRYNSNTLWRSSVETAKKLPQEKQVSLLKCLEASLALCGICNDPPEDAVVSVCGHVFCSQCISEHLTGDDNQCPAANCKSRLSMSTVFAKAMLNGCMSNQGCDSSPGSSGSEADESEPWSRSQPYDSSKIKAALEVLKSLSRVQCITPKVISAHGTPAENSECPGVSCDVNNGKCLEDIPESQHLSGNSSSNGTGEKAIVFSQWTRMLDLLEVCLKQSSIQYRRLDGTMSVIARDKAVKDFNTLPEVSVMIMSLKAASLGLNMVAACHVLMLDLWWNPTTEDQAIDRAHRIGQTRPVTVLRLTVKDTVEDRILALQQKKRKMVASAFGEDGTGGRQSRLTVDDLKYLFMM
- the LOC112791424 gene encoding helicase-like transcription factor CHR28 isoform X3, yielding MLEEEPHVSRLEVDSATDCSPFCSDVSDSGAKDSVHFSVNPVLEHEHENQGLPSQACSSTEKTGVSKFETSSFGMETSFPEAYSNNVSVCQDYLNESTWKSGNERQFKHVGEDVESEHASHSSIIENGDLNFEDCVEDAVRGAYGQQESDLCTSFQISDMDADDSMHASTSIDSALYQGSHFRSDLCGDYAYPNYHQGGTYDRSFANDPLRFIPNGIGSKSWTNKEMMTNLKAENMEFCTDMAQISGGMHSVNTGGSSIHDSQFMLADSGYSSYFSSNSAFEDVSVALSTYASHGDQSLCMKAEGDKLVTSYQNNFQNNDSQFNIGQEVKQLPDLFPSVKCKSYGSFPCEDSYTVITSDRANHYHDTVNGTASKLQRNMVYLTVDQCLPHAHASIAVEQQFGCVKRGGTEMIQHNRIDSHHSKRTAENFRVEDTDVCIIEDNSHPVPTSQSEAVHNSLSIFQSSRYVGSQHYAVGSTRVKACDERNILQVALQDLSQPKSEISLPVGLLAVPLLRHQRIALSWMVQKETSSLYCSGGILADDQGLGKTVSTIALILKERPPKFSACPNAQNGELETLNLDGEDDGLPQSSSLKKESDSCGDMSIRDPIKSKSLSLQAKGRPSAGTLIVCPTSVLRQWAEELHNKVTSQANLSVLVYHGSNRTKDPHEVAKYDVVLTTYSIVSMEVPKQPLADKEDEEKGIFEDSGVPNRKRKNPSNSSKSGKKRLDNALLEAAARPLAKVSWFRVVLDEAQSIKNHRTQVARACSGLRAKRRWCLSGTPIQNAIDDLYSYFRFLRYAPYDIYTSFCSMIKNQVSRNPTKGYKKIQAVLKTIMLRRTKGTFLDGEPIISLPPKFVELKKVEFSMEERDFYSKLEADSRAQFQEYADAGTVKQNYVNILLMLLRLRQACDHPLLVKRYNSNTLWRSSVETAKKLPQEKQVSLLKCLEASLALCGICNDPPEDAVVSVCGHVFCSQCISEHLTGDDNQCPAANCKSRLSMSTVFAKAMLNGCMSNQGCDSSPGSSGSEADESEPWSRSQPYDSSKIKAALEVLKSLSRVQCITPKVISAHGTPAENSECPGVSCDVNNGKCLEDIPESQHLSGNSSSNGTGEKAIVFSQWTRMLDLLEVCLKQSSIQYRRLDGTMSVIARDKAVKDFNTLPEVSVMIMSLKAASLGLNMVAACHVLMLDLWWNPTTEDQAIDRAHRIGQTRPVTVLRLTVKDTVEDRILALQQKKRKMVASAFGEDGTGGRQSRLTVDDLKYLFMM
- the LOC112791424 gene encoding helicase-like transcription factor CHR28 isoform X1, whose product is MAMADDDVNFSELFDGDDDDNMCYIDLTTVMQVLNEDDDPLQQSSPEDFSLQNGSSGESGVHDSFQLQNVCQMLEEEPHVSRLEVDSATDCSPFCSDVSDSGAKDSVHFSVNPVLEHEHENQGLPSQACSSTEKTGVSKFETSSFGMETSFPEAYSNNVSVCQDYLNESTWKSGNERQFKHVGEDVESEHASHSSIIENGDLNFEDCVEDAVRGAYGQQESDLCTSFQISDMDADDSMHASTSIDSALYQGSHFRSDLCGDYAYPNYHQGGTYDRSFANDPLRFIPNGIGSKSWTNKEMMTNLKAENMEFCTDMAQISGGMHSVNTGGSSIHDSQFMLADSGYSSYFSSNSAFEDVSVALSTYASHGDQSLCMKAEGDKLVTSYQNNFQNNDSQFNIGQEVKQLPDLFPSVKCKSYGSFPCEDSYTVITSDRANHYHDTVNGTASKLQRNMVYLTVDQCLPHAHASIAVEQQFGCVKRGGTEMIQHNRIDSHHSKRTAENFRVEDTDVCIIEDNSHPVPTSQSEAVHNSLSIFQSSRYVGSQHYAVGSTRVKACDERNILQVALQDLSQPKSEISLPVGLLAVPLLRHQRIALSWMVQKETSSLYCSGGILADDQGLGKTVSTIALILKERPPKFSACPNAQNGELETLNLDGEDDGLPQSSSLKKESDSCGDMSIRDPIKSKSLSLQAKGRPSAGTLIVCPTSVLRQWAEELHNKVTSQANLSVLVYHGSNRTKDPHEVAKYDVVLTTYSIVSMEVPKQPLADKEDEEKGIFEDSGVPNRKRKNPSNSSKSGKKRLDNALLEAAARPLAKVSWFRVVLDEAQSIKNHRTQVARACSGLRAKRRWCLSGTPIQNAIDDLYSYFRFLRYAPYDIYTSFCSMIKNQVSRNPTKGYKKIQAVLKTIMLRRTKGTFLDGEPIISLPPKFVELKKVEFSMEERDFYSKLEADSRAQFQEYADAGTVKQNYVNILLMLLRLRQACDHPLLVKRYNSNTLWRSSVETAKKLPQEKQVSLLKCLEASLALCGICNDPPEDAVVSVCGHVFCSQCISEHLTGDDNQCPAANCKSRLSMSTVFAKAMLNGCMSNQGCDSSPGSSGSEADESEPWSRSQPYDSSKIKAALEVLKSLSRVQCITPKVISAHGTPAENSECPGVSCDVNNGKCLEDIPESQHLSGNSSSNGTGEKAIVFSQWTRMLDLLEVCLKQSSIQYRRLDGTMSVIARDKAVKDFNTLPEVSVMIMSLKAASLGLNMVAACHVLMLDLWWNPTTEDQAIDRAHRIGQTRPVTVLRLTVKDTVEDRILALQQKKRKMVASAFGEDGTGGRQSRLTVDDLKYLFMM
- the LOC112791425 gene encoding caffeoylshikimate esterase, producing the protein MPPMEDEQTSLLKPTYPHYWGYTQEQDYYAQQGISAAASHFTTPRGLTLFTRSWLPHTPSHPRALVFMVHGYGNDISWTFQATPIFLAQNGFASFAIDLQGHGRSQGLKAFVPNVDLVVQDCLSFFNSIKQDPKFRNLPCFLYGESMGGAICLLIHFADPKGFKGAILVAPMCRISDKVRPKWPIPQILTFLARFFPTWAIVPAPDLLYKSVKVDHKKVIADMNPLRYRGKPRLGTVVELLRVTDFVGKRLGDVELPFVVLHGSADVVTDPAVSRELYEEAKSEDKSIKIYDGMMHSLLFGETDENVEIVRNDILQWLNARC